In Leptotrichia hongkongensis, one genomic interval encodes:
- a CDS encoding lipopolysaccharide biosynthesis protein: MDNKNLLKGTMVYSLMNLVTKMGSFIFLPIITRLLTQEEFGIVGTLAPITSLFTVILGLGLYNAQMKKYVDLKESEDEFGSYMFSSTLIIVVFNILTYIFLFTPIAKKLFSYIVDLSKVSYYPLIIVSVLIATTNAFNNLSTTLFRMKRMYMKVAIGSVVSLFTTYILAIYFIKYLKWGVFGNQFANLIALIIVFLFYFKDYFGKFRFKLNFDYVKYSLRNGLPLIFIELTDQVVNLSDRLVLAKFVSLAVVGGYTLAFTGGRVLSVVTGSFVNSWTPEFYEAMKEDRTNPRITRSVENFIAIISFACVIAQLFAPEGIKLIFPKSYYQAINYMPLILAGIVVQALFCLDYFFHFHEDSIYIFYFTMFAMIFNLVGNIIFIPKFPEIGPIIAAWTTLLAFLFRAIMEMMIIRKKYKISFNYKKLFLYFIIIVNPVIFYLSNDQLSWMKFGLKIVYLAIVTKLLVNREVYAKIANLVNGIKGKIIKR; the protein is encoded by the coding sequence ATGGATAATAAGAATTTATTGAAGGGAACGATGGTTTATTCTCTTATGAATTTGGTTACAAAGATGGGGTCGTTTATATTTTTGCCGATAATAACGAGGTTATTGACACAGGAAGAATTTGGGATTGTGGGAACATTGGCTCCGATTACTTCATTATTTACTGTAATTCTAGGGCTGGGGCTTTATAATGCTCAGATGAAGAAATATGTAGATTTGAAGGAAAGTGAAGATGAATTTGGAAGTTATATGTTTTCTTCAACTTTAATTATAGTAGTTTTTAATATACTTACTTATATTTTTTTATTTACGCCAATAGCCAAAAAACTGTTTTCATATATAGTTGATTTAAGCAAAGTAAGTTACTATCCTTTGATAATTGTCAGCGTCTTAATTGCCACAACGAACGCTTTTAACAATCTTTCGACAACTTTGTTCAGAATGAAGAGAATGTATATGAAGGTTGCGATAGGGAGTGTTGTAAGCCTTTTTACAACTTATATTCTGGCAATTTACTTTATAAAATACTTAAAATGGGGAGTTTTTGGAAACCAGTTTGCAAATTTAATTGCGCTGATTATAGTATTTCTGTTCTATTTTAAGGATTATTTTGGAAAATTTAGATTTAAGCTGAATTTTGATTATGTAAAATATTCGCTAAGAAATGGATTACCACTAATTTTTATTGAACTTACGGATCAGGTTGTGAATTTGAGCGATAGGCTTGTTTTGGCAAAATTTGTTTCTCTTGCGGTAGTTGGGGGATATACGCTTGCATTTACTGGAGGAAGGGTTTTGTCGGTTGTTACAGGTTCTTTTGTAAACAGCTGGACGCCAGAGTTTTATGAGGCGATGAAGGAGGATAGGACAAATCCGAGAATAACAAGAAGCGTGGAAAACTTTATTGCGATTATTTCCTTTGCCTGTGTAATCGCACAGTTGTTTGCTCCAGAAGGGATAAAATTGATATTTCCAAAAAGTTATTATCAGGCGATAAATTATATGCCTTTAATTCTAGCTGGAATTGTTGTTCAGGCACTATTTTGCCTTGATTATTTTTTTCATTTTCACGAAGATAGCATATACATTTTTTATTTTACAATGTTTGCAATGATATTTAATTTAGTTGGAAATATAATTTTTATACCGAAATTTCCAGAAATTGGGCCTATTATTGCGGCGTGGACTACGTTACTTGCCTTTTTATTTAGAGCAATAATGGAAATGATGATTATAAGAAAAAAATACAAGATTTCGTTTAATTATAAAAAATTATTTTTATATTTCATAATTATTGTAAATCCCGTGATATTCTATTTGTCAAATGATCAGCTTTCATGGATGAAATTTGGCTTGAAAATAGTTTATTTGGCGATAGTGACAAAATTGCTTGTAAATAGGGAAGTTTACGCTAAAATTGCAAATCTTGTAAATGGAATAAAAGGAAAAATTATAAAACGTTAA
- a CDS encoding KpsF/GutQ family sugar-phosphate isomerase, translated as MEIDIIKEAENVFDIEIAELEKLKSKLGDDFQKLVRMILNLKNNNKVVVTGIGKSGIIGKKITATLASTGTTSVFINAAEALHGDLGMINDGDVVIAISNSGNSDEVLSILAPIKKIGGKIVAFTGNPDSMLGKYAELVINVGVEKEACPLGQAPMSSTTATLVTGDALAVCLMKLKDFTENDFAKYHPGGSLGKRLLLHVSDLMHIGEELPVVKEDEKIENVLMLLTKKKLGAVCISDTGFENGKLLGIITEGDIRRALEHKEKFFDYVASDIMISTPVTIEKDAMALDALHLMENRKSQINVLPVVENGNVVGLIRVHDLIGLR; from the coding sequence ATGGAAATAGATATTATAAAAGAAGCTGAAAATGTATTTGATATTGAAATTGCAGAACTGGAAAAATTAAAAAGTAAACTAGGAGATGATTTTCAAAAATTAGTCCGAATGATTTTAAATTTGAAAAATAACAATAAAGTTGTTGTGACAGGAATTGGAAAGTCAGGAATAATTGGTAAAAAAATTACAGCGACACTTGCCTCAACTGGTACAACATCAGTATTTATAAATGCAGCAGAGGCACTTCATGGTGATTTGGGAATGATTAACGATGGAGATGTGGTAATAGCCATTTCAAACAGCGGAAATTCTGACGAAGTATTAAGCATTTTAGCGCCAATAAAAAAAATTGGAGGGAAAATAGTTGCATTTACTGGAAATCCTGATTCTATGTTGGGAAAATATGCAGAACTTGTGATAAATGTTGGAGTAGAAAAGGAAGCATGTCCGTTGGGGCAAGCGCCAATGAGTTCGACTACAGCAACTCTAGTAACAGGAGATGCTTTGGCCGTATGCCTTATGAAATTAAAAGATTTCACAGAAAATGACTTTGCCAAATATCATCCAGGAGGAAGCCTTGGAAAACGGCTATTATTACATGTTTCAGATTTAATGCACATTGGAGAAGAATTGCCAGTTGTAAAAGAAGATGAGAAAATTGAGAATGTATTAATGCTTCTTACAAAGAAAAAATTAGGAGCTGTGTGCATTTCGGATACAGGATTTGAAAACGGCAAACTGCTTGGAATTATAACAGAAGGAGATATTCGGCGTGCATTGGAGCATAAGGAGAAATTTTTTGATTATGTGGCTTCTGATATTATGATTTCTACACCAGTAACGATTGAAAAGGATGCGATGGCTCTCGATGCACTTCATCTGATGGAAAACAGAAAAAGCCAGATTAATGTATTGCCTGTTGTGGAAAATGGAAATGTTGTAGGCTTGATACGGGTGCACGATTTAATAGGATTAAGATAG
- a CDS encoding transposase, which produces MGRKSKISNELKIELVKKILEGKGTIQGLAKEYGIAKSSLMTWKKKYLEIGEESIMVEDKNRHYPREVKEKAVQSYLNNEGSLFEICKKYEIASVSVLNYWIRDYRRSIDVNGNFSLLKKHVRKSIDAKVEAVRFCQKNDYDYNLAIKKYGISYQQIYSWVKKFEKGGIDALVDNRGKRRTENKK; this is translated from the coding sequence ATGGGAAGAAAATCGAAAATATCTAATGAATTAAAAATTGAGCTTGTAAAGAAAATACTGGAAGGGAAAGGAACTATTCAAGGATTAGCAAAGGAATATGGTATTGCAAAATCTTCATTAATGACTTGGAAGAAAAAGTATCTGGAGATTGGTGAAGAAAGTATAATGGTTGAAGATAAAAATAGGCATTATCCTCGTGAAGTTAAAGAAAAAGCTGTTCAAAGCTATCTAAATAATGAAGGTTCTTTATTTGAAATTTGTAAAAAATATGAAATTGCATCTGTAAGTGTATTAAATTACTGGATTAGAGATTATAGAAGAAGTATAGATGTAAATGGAAACTTTTCATTATTAAAAAAACACGTAAGAAAATCTATAGATGCTAAAGTTGAAGCCGTGCGTTTTTGTCAAAAAAATGATTATGATTATAATCTGGCTATCAAAAAATACGGTATTTCATACCAGCAAATTTATTCTTGGGTGAAAAAATTTGAAAAAGGTGGAATTGACGCATTGGTAGATAACCGTGGAAAAAGACGAACAGAAAACAAAAAATAA
- the kdsA gene encoding 3-deoxy-8-phosphooctulonate synthase, with product MLIDKVKKVKITDNITIGNDKIFLIAGPCVIESEDLVMEVAAKMKEITDKLGIQYVFKASFDKANRSSISSFRGPGLEKGLEILSRVKEKYGVALATDIHEPHQCKEAAKVIDLLQIPAFLSRQTDLLIAAAETGKAVNIKKGQFLAPWDMKNVVKKFQEVGNENIMLCERGASFGYNNLVVDMRGLLEMRKFGYPVVFDATHSVQIPGGQGETSGGNRAYVYPLARAAVSVGVDGIFAEVHPEPDKGLSDGPNMLKLDDVEKILTKLLQYDKLTKELI from the coding sequence ATGTTAATAGATAAAGTTAAAAAAGTTAAAATTACTGATAATATCACAATTGGTAATGATAAGATCTTTTTAATAGCTGGACCTTGTGTAATTGAATCAGAAGATTTAGTTATGGAAGTAGCTGCAAAAATGAAAGAAATTACTGATAAACTTGGAATTCAGTATGTATTTAAGGCTTCGTTTGACAAGGCTAACCGTTCTTCTATTTCTTCATTTAGAGGACCAGGACTTGAAAAGGGACTTGAAATTTTGTCAAGAGTTAAAGAAAAATACGGTGTTGCTCTTGCTACAGACATTCATGAGCCACATCAATGCAAGGAAGCTGCAAAAGTTATTGATTTACTTCAAATTCCTGCCTTTTTATCAAGACAGACTGATTTACTCATCGCAGCAGCAGAAACTGGAAAAGCAGTTAATATCAAAAAAGGTCAATTTTTAGCACCTTGGGATATGAAAAATGTTGTAAAGAAATTTCAGGAAGTTGGAAATGAAAATATAATGCTTTGTGAACGTGGAGCTTCGTTTGGATATAATAATCTTGTTGTAGATATGCGTGGACTTTTGGAAATGAGAAAATTTGGATATCCAGTCGTATTTGACGCTACACATTCAGTACAAATTCCTGGCGGACAGGGCGAAACTTCAGGAGGTAACCGTGCTTATGTGTATCCACTTGCAAGAGCTGCAGTATCTGTTGGAGTTGATGGAATATTTGCAGAAGTACACCCTGAACCTGATAAAGGATTGTCTGACGGTCCAAATATGCTAAAATTAGACGATGTAGAAAAAATCTTAACGAAATTGCTTCAATATGATAAATTGACAAAGGAGTTAATATAA
- a CDS encoding pyridoxal-phosphate-dependent aminotransferase family protein encodes MSSKLLLTPGPTNIPEEYLEIFGKDIIHHRTPEFRRIMKENNENLKKVFKTKNDVAVITSSGTGSMETAIVNFFSRGDKVLAINTGYFGDRFRKIAEIYGLNVINLQYEFGESYNLEDVKKVISENPDLKGILATHSETSVGILNDIKSLGDLTKNTDILLIVDTISGLVVNEFDFDGWHVDVAIAGSQKAFLIPPGLSFVAISDKAKKAMEVSDLPKYYFDLKQYAKYFEENGETPYTPAIALILTLNQSLKDLIKNGIENTIKQKHDLRKYVEEKAQKLGFELLVKNEANRTNTLISVYREGIIIKSIISALEEQGYTVTGGKGKYAESLMRIGILGQISKEQLDDFFVIFEKELKKQL; translated from the coding sequence ATGAGTTCAAAATTATTATTGACACCAGGGCCAACTAATATTCCAGAAGAATATCTGGAAATTTTTGGAAAGGATATTATCCACCACAGAACACCTGAATTTAGAAGAATTATGAAAGAAAACAATGAAAATTTGAAAAAAGTATTCAAAACTAAAAATGATGTTGCTGTTATAACTTCATCTGGTACAGGTTCAATGGAAACTGCCATTGTAAACTTTTTTTCAAGAGGTGACAAGGTTCTTGCCATAAATACTGGATATTTTGGGGATAGATTTAGAAAAATTGCTGAAATTTATGGATTAAATGTAATTAATTTACAATATGAATTTGGAGAAAGCTACAATTTGGAGGATGTAAAGAAAGTTATTTCAGAAAATCCAGATTTAAAAGGAATTTTAGCCACTCATAGCGAAACTTCAGTTGGTATTCTGAATGACATAAAATCTTTAGGAGATTTGACAAAAAATACTGATATTTTGCTAATTGTTGACACAATCAGTGGACTTGTTGTAAATGAATTTGATTTTGATGGATGGCATGTGGATGTGGCGATTGCAGGAAGCCAAAAGGCATTTCTAATACCTCCAGGACTATCATTTGTTGCAATAAGCGATAAAGCAAAAAAAGCTATGGAAGTTTCTGATTTACCTAAATATTATTTTGATTTGAAGCAATATGCAAAATATTTTGAAGAAAACGGAGAAACGCCATACACTCCAGCAATTGCTTTAATTCTAACATTGAATCAGTCATTAAAAGACTTGATAAAAAATGGAATTGAAAACACAATTAAGCAAAAACACGATTTGAGAAAATATGTTGAAGAAAAAGCTCAAAAACTTGGGTTTGAACTATTAGTTAAAAATGAGGCAAATAGAACAAATACACTAATTTCAGTTTATAGAGAAGGAATTATTATAAAATCAATAATTTCAGCCCTTGAAGAACAAGGATACACTGTTACAGGCGGAAAGGGAAAATATGCTGAAAGCCTTATGAGAATTGGAATTTTAGGACAAATTTCCAAGGAACAGCTTGATGATTTCTTTGTAATCTTTGAAAAAGAATTAAAAAAACAATTATAA
- a CDS encoding glycosyltransferase family 2 protein encodes MKFTIFTPTFNRKELLEKLYKSLQKQTFKDFEWLIVDDGSADRTKEKVEEFLSEKKLDIKYYFKENGGKQRAYNFATDKANGELFICLDSDDEYVENGLETILKYWKKYEKNNNIAGMGYLSTYPNGEVIGSSFPEKEMISTQFDIYNKYGVKGDKGLMFRTEIIKKYKFPVFDDEKFITEAVVYNRICEKYKMVYVNEKIEIKEYQEDGLTAKYNNLLLRNPKGQALYHNEINFQNLSFKQKVLNNAVYYKFCRAAGYKFGKIFKENKNKLFLIFALGIGEYMWQKEKNKK; translated from the coding sequence ATGAAATTTACGATTTTTACACCAACTTTTAATCGAAAGGAACTGCTTGAAAAATTGTATAAATCACTTCAAAAACAGACTTTCAAGGACTTTGAATGGCTTATTGTAGATGATGGCTCTGCTGATAGAACTAAAGAAAAAGTAGAAGAATTTTTGAGTGAAAAAAAGCTGGATATAAAGTATTATTTTAAGGAAAACGGAGGTAAACAGCGAGCGTATAATTTTGCAACTGATAAAGCAAATGGAGAGCTTTTTATATGCCTTGATTCTGATGATGAATATGTTGAAAATGGACTTGAAACTATTTTGAAATATTGGAAAAAATATGAAAAAAATAACAATATTGCGGGAATGGGATATTTGTCAACTTATCCAAATGGAGAAGTTATAGGCTCTAGTTTTCCAGAAAAAGAGATGATTTCAACACAGTTTGATATTTACAATAAATACGGAGTTAAGGGCGATAAAGGCCTTATGTTTCGGACTGAAATTATAAAAAAATATAAATTTCCAGTTTTTGATGATGAGAAATTTATTACAGAAGCTGTTGTCTATAACAGAATTTGTGAAAAATATAAGATGGTTTATGTAAATGAGAAAATCGAGATAAAGGAATATCAGGAAGATGGATTGACAGCCAAATATAACAATTTGCTGCTGCGAAATCCGAAAGGACAGGCACTTTATCATAACGAAATCAATTTCCAAAATTTATCTTTTAAGCAGAAAGTTCTAAATAATGCTGTTTATTACAAATTTTGCAGGGCAGCAGGATATAAATTTGGAAAAATATTTAAAGAAAATAAAAATAAATTGTTTTTAATTTTTGCTTTAGGAATTGGGGAATATATGTGGCAAAAAGAGAAAAATAAAAAATAA
- the trhA gene encoding PAQR family membrane homeostasis protein TrhA, giving the protein MTKKTKKSNNLLNDIHEQAEKFSRGEEIANFVSHTVGAGLSILAFIILTIRASWVRDVGTIISFMAFGFGLIVLYTMSSIYHGLKPGTAKMVFEIFDHSAIYILIAASYTPFLYLVVNSPMNKVILAIQWIVCFLGILFKAFFTGKFKLFSTLLYLIMGWMIVFAWNDLINNINRVSLIYLVLGGVLYSLGTIFYSWKICKFNHMIWHIFVIMGSISHFFAVYYLV; this is encoded by the coding sequence ATGACTAAAAAAACTAAGAAAAGTAATAATTTACTAAATGATATACACGAACAAGCAGAAAAGTTTTCACGTGGAGAAGAAATTGCTAATTTTGTAAGTCATACTGTAGGAGCTGGATTATCAATATTAGCTTTTATAATTTTAACAATACGTGCGAGCTGGGTGCGTGATGTGGGAACAATAATATCCTTTATGGCATTTGGCTTTGGATTAATTGTTCTTTATACAATGTCATCTATATATCACGGACTAAAACCTGGAACAGCTAAAATGGTATTTGAAATTTTTGATCACTCAGCAATTTACATTTTGATAGCTGCTTCTTATACTCCGTTTTTATATTTAGTTGTCAATTCGCCAATGAATAAGGTTATATTAGCAATTCAATGGATAGTATGTTTTTTAGGAATTTTATTTAAAGCATTTTTCACAGGAAAGTTTAAACTGTTTTCTACCTTGCTTTATTTAATAATGGGATGGATGATTGTATTTGCCTGGAATGATTTGATAAATAATATAAACCGAGTTTCATTAATTTATTTAGTTTTGGGTGGAGTTCTCTATTCACTTGGAACAATATTTTATTCATGGAAAATTTGCAAATTTAATCATATGATTTGGCATATCTTTGTAATTATGGGAAGTATCTCGCATTTTTTCGCTGTGTATTATTTAGTATAA
- a CDS encoding mannose-1-phosphate guanylyltransferase: MNKVALIMAGGSGTRFWPLSTNDKPKQFLDLVSKKTMIKETIDRIKKLIPIERIFISTNIKYLDIIKKELPEIADRNIIFEPMARDTAACIGYAACIIRKIYENSIMAVLPSDHLIKKEKEFLDSLEFAFKEAEKNKIVTLGVKPTYAETGYGYIEYIDRKKSKDDKNNCENKERFKSYKVKKFREKPNKELAEKYIEQGNYLWNSGMFLWKTEFILHEIKKHMETHGIILEKIEEMLENVDLNEVYGERLSDFVKDEFEKFEKISIDFGVMEHTKSVSVIPVDIDWNDVGNFKSLEDIFPKDKDSNVVQADNFEQIESEGNIVINKENDKIIATIGLENIVIVNTKDALLVCHKDKSQEIKKILNKIEMKNK, encoded by the coding sequence ATGAATAAAGTAGCTTTAATTATGGCTGGAGGAAGTGGAACAAGATTTTGGCCATTATCTACAAATGATAAGCCAAAGCAGTTTTTGGATCTTGTATCAAAAAAGACTATGATAAAAGAAACAATTGACAGGATAAAAAAACTTATTCCAATAGAGAGAATTTTTATTTCAACGAATATTAAGTATCTTGACATAATAAAAAAGGAATTACCTGAGATTGCTGATAGAAATATAATTTTTGAGCCAATGGCAAGAGATACGGCAGCCTGTATTGGATATGCGGCATGTATTATTAGAAAAATTTATGAGAATAGCATTATGGCAGTTTTGCCATCAGATCATTTGATTAAGAAGGAAAAGGAATTTTTGGACAGCTTGGAGTTTGCGTTTAAAGAGGCTGAAAAAAATAAGATTGTTACGCTGGGAGTTAAGCCGACTTATGCTGAAACTGGGTATGGATATATTGAGTATATAGATAGAAAAAAATCAAAAGATGATAAAAATAACTGTGAAAATAAAGAAAGATTTAAGTCATATAAAGTTAAAAAATTTAGGGAAAAGCCTAATAAGGAGCTAGCTGAAAAATATATTGAGCAGGGAAATTATCTTTGGAATAGTGGAATGTTCCTTTGGAAAACGGAATTTATCTTGCATGAAATAAAAAAACATATGGAAACTCATGGCATTATTTTGGAAAAAATTGAAGAAATGCTCGAAAATGTTGATTTAAATGAAGTTTATGGAGAAAGACTAAGTGATTTTGTGAAGGATGAATTTGAAAAATTTGAAAAAATTTCGATAGATTTTGGAGTGATGGAGCATACAAAATCTGTTAGTGTCATACCTGTTGACATTGACTGGAACGATGTTGGAAACTTCAAGTCGCTTGAGGATATTTTTCCAAAAGACAAGGATAGCAACGTTGTGCAGGCTGATAATTTTGAGCAGATTGAATCAGAAGGAAATATCGTAATTAATAAGGAAAATGACAAAATTATTGCTACAATTGGGCTAGAAAATATAGTTATTGTGAATACAAAAGATGCCTTGCTTGTCTGTCATAAGGATAAAAGTCAGGAAATTAAGAAAATATTGAATAAGATTGAGATGAAAAATAAGTAG
- the lgt gene encoding prolipoprotein diacylglyceryl transferase, whose translation MKPYLFKIGGFELRIYSLMYILAFLFGMFIALADDVAEKRGVDDRKIIEDFAFTTIVAGLIGARLYYVIFKFSDYIGNPLSILYIWEGGLAIHGGIIGAFIGSCYYAKKNKMNLWVLTDMAVGPLLFGQFLGRFGNLANGEVHGVPTFTPLSVIFSGKFNEWWAKYQSLSATAQAQFKQLVPWGLSFPLDTPAGSEFPNLPLHPAMLYEAFLNLIGFIILWFYFRKKEYNPGILSMIYLIMYAIIRMFVSTFRAEDLLIFGIRLPYLISIVMIIVAIIGIKIFSSPERKFVPVKKEEETQKN comes from the coding sequence ATGAAACCATATTTATTTAAAATTGGAGGTTTTGAACTTAGAATTTATAGTTTAATGTATATTTTAGCTTTTCTTTTTGGAATGTTTATCGCACTTGCTGATGATGTTGCCGAAAAAAGAGGCGTTGATGATAGAAAAATTATTGAAGATTTTGCATTTACTACAATAGTAGCAGGATTAATCGGGGCAAGATTATATTATGTTATTTTTAAATTTTCAGATTATATTGGAAACCCTTTATCTATCCTGTACATCTGGGAAGGTGGACTTGCAATTCACGGTGGAATTATCGGAGCATTTATAGGCTCATGTTACTATGCCAAAAAAAATAAAATGAACTTATGGGTTCTTACAGATATGGCTGTTGGCCCTTTACTGTTTGGACAGTTTCTAGGAAGATTTGGAAACTTGGCAAATGGGGAAGTTCATGGAGTACCTACGTTTACTCCACTTAGCGTAATTTTTTCAGGAAAGTTCAATGAATGGTGGGCAAAATACCAGTCATTAAGTGCCACTGCACAAGCTCAGTTTAAACAGCTTGTTCCTTGGGGACTAAGTTTTCCATTAGACACTCCTGCTGGATCAGAATTTCCAAATTTACCGCTGCACCCCGCTATGCTTTATGAAGCGTTCCTGAATTTAATTGGATTTATAATTCTTTGGTTCTATTTTAGAAAAAAAGAATACAATCCAGGAATATTATCAATGATTTATTTAATCATGTATGCAATTATAAGAATGTTTGTAAGTACATTTAGAGCAGAAGATTTATTAATTTTTGGAATAAGACTTCCATATTTGATAAGTATAGTTATGATTATTGTTGCTATTATTGGAATAAAAATTTTTAGCAGTCCAGAAAGAAAATTTGTGCCTGTCAAAAAAGAAGAAGAAACTCAAAAAAATTAA